The Panicum virgatum strain AP13 chromosome 5K, P.virgatum_v5, whole genome shotgun sequence genome has a window encoding:
- the LOC120708092 gene encoding uncharacterized protein LOC120708092: protein MAASTKTAAVLLAAVLLVLVASAAASRKLEEEDAALLGSLAPAPAPAMGAAAGIAAAAPGAWAVAALVSLVAFLAH, encoded by the coding sequence ATGGCCGCCTCCACCAagaccgccgccgtcctcctcgccgcggtgCTCCTCGTGCTGGTTGCGTCCGCGGCGGCCAGCAGGAagctcgaggaggaggacgccgccctcctgggcagcctcgccccggcgcccgcgccggccatgggcgccgccgcggggatcgccgctgccgcgcccgGGGCGTGGGCCGTCGCCGCCCTCGTCTCGCTCGTCGCCTTCCTCGCACACTGA